In a genomic window of Pedobacter sp. KBS0701:
- a CDS encoding M3 family oligoendopeptidase, whose product MITKKPRTYIPQELTITWENLAPLFTELQNREINSTAELEQWLKDRSELEAALEEDFAWRYIKMSCDTANEELVKNFQYFATEIEPKISPLANELNKKFVESPFMDDLDKEKYFVYSRAIKKALELYRDENIELFTELQVKQQKYQSTTGAMSVELNGQEYTLEQASIFIKDLNREVRENAWKTIQQRRLVDKDDLNILFDELIRLRNQVALNAGFENYRDYMFQALGRFDYTPQDCYDFASAIEKEIVPILKEQAEKRREALGLEVLKPWDLEVSISGKPALKPFNNGEELIDKSIACFNAIDEKLGSKLATMKANNLFDVESRKGKAPGGYNYPLAETGAPFIFMNSANSLRDLTTMVHEGGHAVHTFLTANLELNDFKHCPSEVAELASMSMELISMDNWDVYFDNAEDLNRAKKEQLADVLKTLPWVAVIDQFQHWIYTNPNHTAADREETFKQIFNRFGAGFADWTDLEQQFGNGWQKQLHLFEVPFYYIEYAIAQLGAIAVWKNYKENPEKALEQYLAALALGYTKPMNEIYETAGIKFDFSAEYVKELAGFVKTELEKLG is encoded by the coding sequence ATGATAACAAAGAAACCCAGAACATATATCCCTCAGGAATTAACCATTACCTGGGAAAATTTAGCACCACTTTTTACTGAACTGCAAAACCGTGAGATTAACAGCACAGCTGAGTTAGAGCAATGGTTAAAAGACCGTTCTGAGCTGGAGGCGGCTTTGGAAGAAGATTTCGCCTGGAGATATATTAAAATGAGCTGCGATACCGCAAATGAAGAACTGGTTAAAAATTTTCAATACTTCGCGACCGAAATAGAGCCAAAAATTTCTCCGTTAGCCAATGAATTGAACAAAAAATTTGTCGAAAGTCCGTTTATGGATGATTTGGACAAAGAAAAATATTTCGTGTACAGTCGCGCCATTAAAAAAGCATTGGAGCTTTACCGTGACGAAAACATTGAACTCTTCACTGAACTTCAGGTAAAACAACAAAAATACCAAAGCACTACAGGCGCCATGAGCGTTGAGCTGAATGGGCAGGAATATACCTTGGAGCAAGCCTCGATCTTTATTAAAGATTTAAACCGAGAGGTACGTGAAAATGCCTGGAAAACGATCCAACAACGCCGTTTGGTTGATAAAGATGATTTAAACATTTTATTTGATGAGCTCATCAGGCTACGCAATCAGGTAGCTTTAAATGCTGGCTTTGAAAACTATCGCGATTATATGTTCCAGGCCTTAGGCCGTTTCGATTATACCCCACAGGATTGTTATGATTTTGCCAGCGCGATTGAAAAGGAAATTGTTCCGATTTTAAAAGAACAGGCTGAAAAACGCCGCGAAGCATTAGGTCTGGAAGTATTAAAACCCTGGGACCTGGAAGTGAGCATCAGTGGCAAACCAGCTTTAAAACCTTTTAACAACGGTGAAGAACTGATTGATAAAAGTATTGCCTGTTTTAATGCCATAGATGAAAAATTAGGTTCAAAATTGGCGACCATGAAAGCCAATAACCTTTTTGATGTGGAGAGCAGAAAAGGTAAAGCGCCCGGCGGTTACAATTACCCGTTAGCCGAAACCGGAGCACCTTTTATTTTCATGAATTCGGCAAACTCGTTGCGCGATTTAACTACCATGGTTCACGAAGGTGGTCATGCGGTACATACCTTTTTAACAGCAAATTTAGAGCTAAACGACTTTAAACATTGTCCATCTGAAGTTGCTGAGCTGGCTTCAATGAGCATGGAATTGATTTCTATGGATAATTGGGATGTTTATTTTGATAACGCTGAAGATTTAAACCGTGCTAAAAAAGAGCAGTTGGCCGATGTTTTAAAAACTTTACCATGGGTGGCGGTAATTGATCAGTTTCAGCACTGGATTTATACCAACCCTAACCATACAGCCGCTGACCGCGAAGAAACCTTTAAACAGATTTTTAACCGTTTTGGTGCTGGTTTTGCCGATTGGACGGATTTAGAACAACAATTTGGAAATGGCTGGCAAAAACAACTGCATTTGTTTGAAGTTCCTTTTTATTACATCGAATATGCAATTGCCCAGCTAGGTGCCATTGCCGTTTGGAAAAATTATAAAGAAAACCCTGAAAAGGCTTTAGAACAATACCTGGCTGCACTTGCATTAGGTTATACCAAGCCGATGAACGAGATATATGAAACCGCGGGCATCAAATTTGATTTCAGCGCAGAATATGTAAAAGAACTGGCAGGTTTTGTTAAAACAGAACTGGAGAAACTGGGATAA
- a CDS encoding outer membrane beta-barrel family protein: MKLFAPFFLILNLFCANLLYAQTVKIHVTGTVISKSNTKILATLIFKNATDSSFIKTVTTDEQGNFILDNFPSGKCTLEVKSLGYKTLLETLELKPNKTNINLSFTLQSDINELESVVIAGRKPLIERHSDKTVMNVESSIISTGNTALEVLAKMPGVAVNQDGIISIRGRSGVNVLIDGKTTYLSAEQLATRLRSLNSNEIKTIELITSPSSKYDAEGNAGLLNIKLKKNANYGTNGNIDLGLGYGKNPKSDAAISINHRNKNLNIFGNFANNNNKATENLDILRVVNGSDQNTYFHQSNTQTRSTHNNNYKAGIDYFVNEKNTLGFLTTGYFNNGHDASNGLTAIGRSFTQIDSSIVADNPAKNKYRNQAYNLNYKSVIDTSGQELSIDLDYAKYHSEENTIYQNSFFDQSASMYKSPAIFRNATPSLITIKAAKIDYALPLNTTTKLAIGLKSSWVSTDNDFRFENLTGTAWKNDAGRSNHFIYEENINAAYATLKHEFKSTSVEIGLRTEQTNSKGNSISDNKTVKRSYFDFFPSFNINQSLNPNHEIGFSYSRRIDRPDYKSLNPFVYFVDLYTFSQGNPFLNPQYTNSFQLAYNYKKTLNISLGYSINNNLIIDVLLPENEKKTLYQTVQNLDKQYAYDVTIGYPTTITKFWSMDNTLTSTYNQIKTANLGDGVYDRKKVNFMINSSHSFTLSPSTSAELSGEYASSQIYGTYAIKPYYGIDFGIKKSFFDKKLNVRFAANDVFDSRKARISSALAGLDYNLTQKQESRVYRLSFNYIFGSSSIKGTRERKTSVADEEGRIK, encoded by the coding sequence ATGAAACTATTCGCTCCATTCTTTTTAATACTTAATTTATTTTGTGCCAATCTGCTTTATGCCCAAACCGTAAAAATCCATGTTACTGGAACGGTTATCTCTAAAAGCAACACAAAAATTTTGGCTACGCTCATATTTAAAAATGCAACAGACTCTTCCTTTATCAAAACCGTGACAACCGACGAACAAGGGAATTTTATATTGGATAATTTCCCATCAGGCAAGTGTACACTAGAAGTTAAATCACTTGGTTATAAAACTCTTTTAGAAACGCTGGAGCTGAAACCGAACAAAACCAATATCAATTTAAGTTTTACGCTACAATCAGATATAAATGAACTGGAAAGTGTCGTTATTGCTGGCCGCAAGCCTTTAATAGAACGCCATAGCGATAAAACGGTGATGAACGTAGAGAGCAGTATTATTTCAACCGGAAATACTGCACTCGAAGTGCTTGCTAAAATGCCCGGCGTAGCGGTTAATCAGGATGGAATAATCAGTATCAGAGGTAGATCTGGTGTCAATGTGCTTATTGATGGAAAAACGACTTATTTATCGGCCGAACAATTGGCTACCAGATTGCGTTCATTAAATAGTAACGAAATAAAAACGATCGAACTGATTACCAGCCCATCTTCTAAATATGATGCTGAAGGAAATGCAGGCCTGCTCAATATCAAGCTAAAAAAGAATGCGAACTATGGTACAAACGGAAACATAGATTTAGGTTTAGGCTATGGCAAGAATCCAAAAAGCGATGCGGCGATATCCATTAACCATCGAAACAAGAATCTTAACATTTTTGGGAACTTCGCTAACAACAATAATAAAGCCACCGAAAACCTGGACATTTTGAGGGTAGTAAATGGCAGTGATCAAAATACTTATTTCCATCAATCTAATACACAGACCAGATCCACACATAACAACAATTACAAAGCTGGGATTGACTATTTCGTCAACGAGAAAAACACTTTAGGTTTCCTCACTACAGGTTATTTTAACAATGGTCACGATGCGTCTAATGGCCTAACTGCTATAGGCCGAAGTTTTACACAGATTGATTCATCAATTGTTGCTGATAATCCCGCAAAGAATAAATACCGTAACCAGGCTTACAACCTCAATTACAAAAGTGTGATCGATACCTCAGGTCAGGAATTATCGATCGATTTAGATTATGCGAAATACCATAGTGAAGAAAATACCATTTACCAAAACTCCTTTTTCGACCAAAGTGCTTCGATGTATAAATCACCTGCCATCTTTCGAAATGCCACCCCTTCTCTTATCACAATCAAAGCTGCGAAAATTGATTATGCACTTCCGCTTAACACCACTACTAAACTAGCCATAGGTTTAAAAAGCAGTTGGGTAAGTACAGATAATGATTTTCGGTTTGAAAACCTAACCGGAACAGCTTGGAAGAATGATGCGGGCAGAAGCAACCATTTTATTTACGAGGAAAATATAAATGCTGCTTATGCCACCCTAAAGCACGAATTTAAGTCGACCAGTGTAGAAATTGGTTTACGAACGGAGCAAACCAACTCTAAAGGCAATTCCATTAGCGACAATAAGACTGTAAAGCGCAGTTATTTTGATTTTTTCCCAAGTTTTAACATCAACCAAAGTTTAAATCCTAATCATGAAATCGGTTTTTCATACAGCAGAAGGATAGACCGGCCTGATTACAAATCACTCAATCCCTTTGTTTACTTTGTTGATCTATATACTTTTAGTCAGGGAAATCCTTTTCTTAACCCGCAGTATACCAATTCTTTTCAACTGGCATACAATTATAAAAAAACATTAAATATTTCATTGGGATACAGTATCAACAACAACTTAATTATTGATGTTTTGCTACCAGAAAACGAAAAGAAAACACTGTATCAAACCGTTCAAAACCTCGATAAACAATATGCCTACGATGTAACGATTGGCTACCCTACAACCATTACCAAATTCTGGAGCATGGACAATACACTTACCAGCACCTATAACCAGATCAAAACCGCTAACCTAGGTGATGGTGTATACGACAGAAAGAAAGTAAATTTTATGATCAACAGTAGTCACAGTTTTACGCTCAGTCCGTCAACATCTGCAGAACTTTCAGGAGAATATGCCTCTTCGCAGATTTATGGCACTTATGCCATAAAACCTTATTATGGAATAGATTTTGGAATCAAGAAATCGTTCTTCGATAAGAAACTCAATGTTAGATTTGCTGCCAACGATGTTTTCGACTCCAGAAAAGCAAGAATCAGCAGTGCACTTGCGGGTTTAGACTATAACCTCACGCAAAAACAAGAGAGCAGGGTTTACAGGTTAAGCTTCAATTATATTTTCGGCAGCAGCAGTATTAAGGGAACCCGCGAACGGAAAACAAGTGTAGCAGACGAGGAAGGTAGAATTAAATAA
- a CDS encoding MFS transporter, which yields MNSNTVQIKYIKEGNQGLATILAFALIPLSGFATDIYIPSLPTMAGEMQVSSVQVQLTLSIFLISYGVSQLFIGSVLDSFGRYKICLYALLIFAGASIVIATTHNIYLIYLMRVIHGLTVGAIVVAKRAYFVDLFEGDQLKHYLSLFSIIWSTGPIVAPFIGGYLQTAFGWESNFYFLAGFALVFAVLELLFSGETLKHFTDFQLKKITGIYIEMIKTTSFTLGIVMLGLAYCMVMVYNMTGPFIIEHHFNFSPVIAGYSSLFLGFAWMVGGFIGKATINRPFFKRLMINSLFQVAFVIMMIISLNFVSNIWSLIFFAFLIHVGAGFTFNNYFTFCLSKFPKNAGIAGGLTGGITYVIVSFLSYGVVNLIPAKDERNLSYSYLIMILISVLVMFVILKLRRKEEV from the coding sequence ATGAATTCAAACACAGTACAAATAAAATATATCAAAGAAGGTAACCAGGGTTTAGCTACCATACTGGCCTTTGCTTTAATTCCATTGTCGGGTTTTGCTACCGATATTTATATCCCCTCTTTACCAACAATGGCCGGCGAAATGCAGGTAAGCAGTGTTCAGGTTCAACTCACATTAAGTATCTTTTTAATTAGCTATGGTGTTTCGCAACTTTTTATCGGGAGCGTGCTCGATAGCTTTGGCAGGTATAAGATTTGCCTGTATGCGTTATTGATTTTTGCTGGGGCTAGTATTGTTATTGCCACAACACATAACATTTACCTCATTTATTTAATGCGCGTTATTCATGGACTTACTGTTGGTGCAATTGTGGTAGCGAAAAGGGCATACTTTGTCGATCTCTTCGAAGGCGACCAGTTAAAACACTACCTCAGTCTGTTTTCCATCATCTGGTCTACCGGGCCAATCGTAGCGCCTTTTATTGGTGGTTATCTTCAAACAGCATTTGGATGGGAATCTAATTTTTATTTTTTGGCAGGTTTTGCACTGGTTTTTGCGGTACTGGAGTTGTTGTTCAGTGGCGAAACTTTAAAACATTTTACCGATTTTCAGTTGAAGAAAATAACAGGCATTTATATCGAAATGATTAAAACAACGAGTTTTACATTGGGTATTGTAATGTTGGGTTTAGCCTATTGTATGGTGATGGTTTACAATATGACCGGTCCGTTTATTATTGAGCATCACTTTAATTTTTCGCCGGTTATTGCAGGTTACAGCTCATTGTTTTTAGGTTTTGCATGGATGGTTGGAGGCTTTATTGGGAAGGCTACCATTAACAGACCTTTCTTTAAAAGATTAATGATCAACTCGCTGTTTCAGGTAGCATTTGTAATTATGATGATTATAAGCTTAAATTTTGTTTCTAACATCTGGTCGTTAATTTTCTTTGCCTTTTTAATCCATGTAGGAGCAGGCTTTACTTTTAATAATTACTTCACTTTCTGTTTGAGCAAGTTCCCTAAGAATGCAGGTATTGCAGGTGGATTAACGGGAGGGATTACCTACGTAATTGTTTCATTTTTAAGCTACGGAGTGGTAAACCTGATTCCTGCGAAAGATGAACGTAACTTGAGCTACAGTTATCTGATCATGATCTTAATATCAGTTTTAGTGATGTTTGTTATTTTGAAACTCAGAAGAAAAGAAGAGGTATAA
- a CDS encoding amino acid permease: protein MFEKLFRKKSISKILQDAAKGYGDHENTLHKTLGVRDLTAFGIAAIIGAGIFSTIGKASADGGPAVIFLFIFTAVACSFAAFAYAEFASMVPVSGSAYTYSYVAFGELVAWIIGWSLIMEYSIGNITVAISWSDYFTGLLSTIKIPPLGIDGIHVPDWMTMDYLSAYNGHQHAEALLAAGKNLADLDPATALANNAWLTAPKIGSFHLVADIPALGIIILITWLIYRGMKESRNASNAMVVVKLAVILLVLAVGIFYVDTKNWDPFAPNGVAGVLKGVSAVFFAYIGFDAISTTAEECKNPQRDLPRGMMWAIIICTILYVAIALVLTGIVKSDTLAVGDPLAFVFDQINLKLMSGIIAVSAVFAMASVLLVFQMGQPRIWMSMSRDGLLPKSFSKIHPKYKTPSFATIVVGFVVAVPSLFMNLTIVTDLCSIGTLFAFVLVCAGVLVLQNRPDVQRGKFKIPYVNSKFIIPIALIATIIFAFTQYGKETKAFFFNSPKTIQTVTFVTSLSGDELKIVKEEIVKNAAPQILLTEKVDAESYLSALPADRYEQFISASKVPVEKKYESGWGLFKHKIPMWIFMIICVVITYYCITKNLSLIPVLGLISCLYMMCELGISNWIGFGIWLVVGLVVYFAYGYRHSKLANPEV, encoded by the coding sequence ATGTTCGAAAAGCTATTCAGAAAGAAATCTATTTCCAAGATATTACAAGATGCGGCAAAAGGCTATGGCGACCACGAAAATACATTACATAAAACACTTGGTGTTCGCGATTTAACAGCTTTTGGAATTGCAGCGATTATTGGAGCGGGAATTTTTAGTACGATTGGCAAAGCAAGTGCAGATGGCGGTCCGGCGGTAATCTTTTTATTTATTTTTACGGCAGTAGCCTGTAGTTTTGCAGCCTTTGCTTACGCAGAGTTTGCTTCAATGGTACCAGTTTCTGGTAGTGCTTATACTTATTCTTACGTAGCCTTTGGCGAACTGGTGGCCTGGATTATTGGCTGGTCGCTCATTATGGAGTATTCCATCGGTAATATAACAGTTGCTATATCTTGGTCTGATTATTTTACCGGACTACTTTCTACCATAAAAATACCGCCGCTAGGCATAGATGGTATCCATGTACCCGATTGGATGACAATGGACTATTTAAGTGCTTATAACGGACATCAACATGCTGAAGCGCTATTAGCCGCCGGCAAAAACCTCGCAGATTTAGATCCGGCTACAGCTTTGGCTAATAATGCATGGCTCACCGCTCCGAAAATCGGTAGCTTTCACCTCGTTGCAGATATTCCTGCCTTAGGCATCATCATTTTAATTACCTGGTTAATTTATCGTGGCATGAAAGAGAGTCGCAATGCCAGCAACGCCATGGTGGTGGTTAAGCTTGCGGTAATTCTTTTGGTATTGGCGGTAGGCATATTTTATGTAGACACAAAAAACTGGGATCCATTTGCACCTAATGGCGTTGCAGGAGTTCTAAAGGGCGTCTCGGCAGTATTCTTTGCTTATATCGGTTTCGATGCCATTTCTACGACAGCTGAAGAATGTAAAAACCCGCAACGCGATTTACCCCGTGGAATGATGTGGGCCATTATTATCTGTACCATCCTTTATGTGGCTATTGCATTGGTTTTAACCGGTATAGTTAAATCAGACACCTTAGCCGTTGGCGATCCCTTAGCATTTGTTTTTGATCAGATTAACTTAAAATTAATGAGCGGTATTATTGCCGTAAGTGCGGTATTTGCTATGGCAAGTGTACTTTTGGTTTTTCAGATGGGTCAACCCCGGATCTGGATGAGTATGAGCAGAGACGGGCTATTACCAAAATCTTTTTCTAAAATTCATCCGAAATATAAAACACCTTCATTTGCAACTATTGTAGTAGGCTTTGTAGTAGCTGTACCATCATTATTTATGAATCTAACCATAGTTACTGATCTTTGTTCTATCGGAACACTTTTCGCTTTTGTATTGGTTTGTGCAGGGGTTTTAGTATTACAGAACAGGCCTGACGTTCAACGAGGAAAATTCAAGATACCTTATGTAAACAGTAAATTTATTATTCCAATCGCCTTAATTGCCACGATTATTTTCGCGTTCACACAATATGGAAAAGAGACGAAAGCTTTCTTTTTCAATTCGCCTAAAACCATCCAGACCGTAACTTTTGTTACTTCGCTAAGTGGCGATGAACTAAAAATTGTCAAAGAAGAAATTGTTAAAAATGCTGCGCCACAAATTTTATTGACAGAAAAAGTAGATGCAGAATCTTATCTAAGTGCATTACCTGCTGATCGTTATGAGCAATTTATTTCAGCGTCAAAAGTACCTGTAGAGAAGAAGTACGAAAGTGGCTGGGGTTTATTTAAGCACAAAATCCCAATGTGGATTTTCATGATTATCTGCGTGGTCATCACCTACTATTGTATTACCAAAAACTTATCCTTAATTCCTGTTTTAGGATTGATCAGCTGTTTATACATGATGTGCGAACTTGGAATTTCAAACTGGATCGGTTTCGGCATCTGGCTGGTAGTTGGGCTTGTGGTTTATTTTGCCTATGGTTACAGACATAGTAAACTGGCAAATCCGGAGGTTTAA
- a CDS encoding transposase, whose amino-acid sequence MDYNYPYFYTDTICNFAHLLNDDNLKMIIVNSLKFLVNEKLIEVYGYVIMPNHIHLIWNMLKLNGKESPAASFTKFTAHEFRKHLLVNNPILINQYRSQKNDRIFQFWKRDPLAIPLSKESIIIQKLDYIHDNPIKEKWNLCAHPEDYKWSSANFYETGIDQFKILTHFRD is encoded by the coding sequence ATGGATTATAACTATCCATATTTTTATACAGATACCATCTGTAATTTTGCACATTTATTAAATGATGATAACCTAAAAATGATCATCGTAAATTCGCTGAAATTTTTAGTCAATGAAAAACTTATTGAAGTATATGGCTACGTGATCATGCCCAATCACATCCATTTGATCTGGAATATGCTCAAATTAAATGGAAAGGAATCTCCAGCAGCCAGCTTTACTAAATTCACAGCACATGAATTTAGAAAGCATCTTTTGGTTAATAATCCTATACTTATAAATCAATACCGTTCTCAAAAGAATGATAGGATTTTTCAATTTTGGAAAAGAGATCCGCTAGCTATTCCATTAAGTAAGGAAAGTATTATAATACAAAAATTAGATTATATCCATGATAACCCAATTAAAGAGAAATGGAATTTATGTGCTCATCCTGAAGATTATAAATGGAGTAGCGCAAACTTTTATGAAACAGGGATTGATCAATTCAAGATCCTCACACATTTTAGAGATTAA
- a CDS encoding KUP/HAK/KT family potassium transporter, with protein MSNHKNVNALTAGGVLISLGIVFGDIGTSPLYTLNAIFTTILGGKQDINPTNVLGVLSCIIWTLTLQTTIKYVIITLRADNKGEGGIFSLFSLVRKKAKWLVVPAVVGGCALLADGIITPSITVTSAIEGLTSKFDVPVIPIVITILTILFIIQQFGTNMVGKLFGPVMFVWFAVLGVLGVSFVIKDFSILKAFNPYYAIHLLVTNKLAFLILGGVFLCTTGAEALYSDLGHCGRNNIRISWIFVKLTLILNYLGQGVWILQNSGSYVPGAKMNPFFQIVPDQFQIPMVILATMAAVIASQALISGSFTLIAEAVRLNLWPKIKIVYPSVSKGQLYVPSINWMLWIGCCGIVFLFQKAEKMDAAYGLSITIAMLMTTILVSFYLRSRRFPRYLIALFFFTYVIIEGTFLISNLTKFLHGGWVTVLIGSLLFTVMWSWFVARKIKNRFVKYVEIEDYYEILTELSSDESVPKYSSQLVYLTSANFKTEIESKIIYSIIQKEPKRADVYWLVHVDVMDEPYTLDYKVEFLIPGKLIRIDFRLGFRIEQRVNLLYRKVVEELVKNGEIDITSQYTSLNKHKIAGDFRFVLLEKHLSKFTKLSFYERQIMDYYFILKKLSLSEERSFGLDSSYVDVEKVPLIFVTPDDIELHRLPV; from the coding sequence GTGTCAAATCATAAAAATGTCAACGCGTTAACCGCCGGCGGTGTTCTAATTAGTTTAGGAATTGTATTTGGTGATATTGGTACATCACCCTTGTATACCTTAAATGCAATTTTTACAACAATTCTAGGGGGGAAGCAAGATATCAATCCAACAAACGTTTTAGGCGTTTTATCTTGTATCATTTGGACATTAACTTTACAAACCACCATTAAGTATGTTATTATTACCCTTAGAGCTGATAATAAAGGTGAGGGTGGTATTTTCTCTTTATTTTCCCTGGTGCGCAAAAAGGCTAAGTGGTTAGTGGTACCAGCCGTTGTAGGTGGCTGTGCACTACTTGCAGATGGTATTATCACGCCCAGTATTACGGTAACATCAGCCATTGAAGGGCTTACCAGCAAATTTGATGTGCCGGTTATTCCAATTGTAATCACCATTTTAACCATCCTGTTTATTATCCAGCAGTTCGGTACCAATATGGTAGGCAAGCTATTTGGCCCCGTAATGTTTGTTTGGTTTGCTGTACTGGGTGTTTTGGGCGTGTCTTTTGTGATTAAAGATTTCAGCATCCTTAAGGCATTTAACCCTTACTATGCCATTCATTTATTGGTTACCAATAAACTCGCATTTTTAATTCTGGGCGGTGTATTTTTATGTACAACCGGGGCAGAGGCTTTATATTCTGACTTAGGTCACTGCGGTAGAAATAACATTAGGATCAGTTGGATCTTTGTTAAACTGACACTTATTCTAAACTATTTGGGGCAGGGTGTTTGGATTTTGCAGAACAGCGGCAGTTATGTTCCAGGGGCAAAAATGAATCCTTTTTTCCAGATCGTTCCAGATCAGTTTCAAATTCCAATGGTTATACTCGCTACTATGGCCGCAGTAATCGCCAGTCAGGCTTTAATTAGTGGCTCGTTTACCTTAATTGCTGAGGCAGTACGCTTAAACCTTTGGCCAAAAATTAAAATTGTTTACCCATCAGTTTCTAAAGGCCAGTTATATGTGCCTTCTATTAATTGGATGTTATGGATTGGCTGCTGTGGTATTGTATTCTTGTTTCAAAAAGCAGAGAAAATGGACGCCGCCTATGGTTTATCTATAACCATAGCCATGTTAATGACCACCATCCTGGTGAGTTTTTATTTGAGAAGCAGACGTTTTCCGAGATATCTGATAGCGTTATTCTTTTTTACCTACGTCATTATTGAGGGTACATTTTTGATCAGTAATTTAACCAAATTCTTACATGGTGGTTGGGTAACCGTATTAATCGGTTCCTTATTATTTACGGTGATGTGGAGTTGGTTTGTAGCCCGGAAAATCAAAAATCGCTTTGTTAAATATGTCGAAATTGAAGATTATTATGAGATTTTAACTGAATTGAGCAGCGATGAATCGGTCCCGAAATACTCTTCTCAGTTGGTTTATTTAACCAGTGCCAACTTTAAAACTGAGATCGAATCCAAAATTATCTATTCCATTATTCAAAAAGAGCCAAAACGCGCTGATGTATACTGGTTGGTGCATGTTGACGTAATGGATGAGCCATATACTTTAGATTATAAAGTTGAATTCCTGATTCCGGGCAAGTTAATCAGGATCGATTTTAGGTTAGGTTTCAGGATTGAACAGCGTGTTAACCTGCTTTACCGTAAAGTGGTTGAAGAGTTGGTGAAAAATGGAGAGATCGATATTACCAGCCAGTACACCTCGTTAAACAAACATAAAATTGCTGGCGATTTCAGATTTGTTCTTTTAGAAAAACATTTATCTAAGTTTACCAAGTTAAGTTTTTACGAAAGACAGATTATGGATTACTATTTTATCCTTAAAAAACTAAGTTTGTCTGAGGAGCGAAGTTTTGGTTTGGATAGCAGTTATGTTGATGTAGAGAAAGTTCCGTTAATTTTCGTTACGCCAGATGATATTGAATTACACAGATTGCCAGTTTAA
- a CDS encoding T9SS type A sorting domain-containing protein: MKLYTKITLLTKLACTLCIVLLCSVNSWSQQSDSIHISLKNRTKKTSRIPEIKANITPYKPFFMTVGGSGMFNTSSTVPKNATVVAKDKLLSILKIYPNPVEDQLNIIVSIGKDGTQTTIKIIDLLGNEVATLLNERLNAGEHTKNFVIPNRINPGIYFLRVIAGSESQVKRISVL, translated from the coding sequence ATGAAACTCTACACTAAGATAACGTTACTCACAAAACTCGCCTGCACATTGTGCATTGTTTTGTTATGCAGCGTAAATTCCTGGTCGCAACAGAGTGATAGCATTCACATCAGCTTAAAAAACAGAACAAAAAAAACAAGCCGGATTCCTGAAATTAAAGCAAATATTACACCTTACAAGCCGTTTTTTATGACAGTTGGTGGTTCCGGAATGTTCAATACTTCTTCTACAGTTCCTAAAAATGCAACAGTTGTAGCAAAAGACAAATTGTTAAGTATCTTAAAAATATATCCTAATCCAGTAGAAGATCAGTTAAATATTATTGTATCTATTGGAAAAGATGGTACCCAAACGACGATTAAAATTATCGATTTGTTGGGAAATGAAGTTGCAACGCTTTTGAACGAACGTTTAAATGCCGGTGAACATACCAAAAACTTTGTCATTCCTAACAGAATTAACCCAGGCATTTACTTTTTAAGGGTTATTGCAGGTTCAGAAAGCCAGGTAAAACGGATCTCTGTTTTATAA
- a CDS encoding fumarylacetoacetate hydrolase family protein encodes MKIIAIGRNYAEHAKELNNPVPTTPVIFLKPDTAVLKDNKPFYLPDFSDDIHYELEVVLKICKEGKHIAEKFAANYYDEVALGIDFTARDIQSKHKEKGLPWELAKAFDNSAPISNFLPKSDYEDLYNLNFELKINGERRQIGHTKDLLFSFEKIISFVSQYITLKKGDLIFTGTPQGVGKINKGDKLEAWLEEKQLLNFDVK; translated from the coding sequence ATGAAGATCATCGCCATTGGCCGAAATTATGCCGAACATGCAAAAGAGCTGAACAATCCAGTTCCAACCACACCAGTAATTTTCCTGAAACCTGATACAGCTGTTTTAAAAGACAACAAACCATTTTACCTGCCTGATTTTTCTGATGATATTCACTATGAACTGGAAGTGGTATTAAAAATCTGTAAGGAAGGAAAACATATTGCCGAAAAATTTGCTGCAAATTACTATGATGAAGTGGCATTGGGAATTGATTTCACTGCACGTGACATTCAGAGCAAACATAAAGAGAAAGGATTACCCTGGGAATTGGCCAAAGCTTTTGATAACTCAGCACCAATTAGTAATTTTTTACCTAAAAGTGATTACGAAGATCTTTATAATTTAAATTTTGAGTTAAAGATAAATGGTGAGCGCCGTCAGATTGGCCATACTAAAGATTTGTTATTCTCGTTCGAGAAGATAATCAGCTTTGTTTCTCAATATATTACTTTAAAAAAAGGAGATTTAATTTTTACCGGAACGCCTCAGGGAGTTGGAAAAATAAATAAAGGCGATAAACTTGAAGCCTGGTTAGAAGAAAAGCAACTTTTAAATTTTGATGTAAAGTAA